One window of Oceanispirochaeta sp. genomic DNA carries:
- a CDS encoding ATP-binding protein — MYRKSFFQQLFYTIFLLLLITIVLYFAVTIGIVKKGMNRETLQRQMAMNQMAVNLIPPAGFDEDGGPQKYSETLVKGTQLRMTIIDKTGLVLADTFEDIETMDNHSYRPEVQRALLNGWGSSTRYSSTVSMMMLYTAVYDEGHELVVRLSQSVDHIQDDLDRIYEQILLIFFGVLVLGGILTVIIARRLGSTMSSVKEVAGEFARGNFDVELDVSGSREAISLTRSINVMGRQLQDKISTITYQKNELQGMLNSMREPVILLNHRLEVKEMNPAALAMVEPGDGLSYLGKGILQIMKSVETCELAEKALKSREPQESIIHYTVRDLYLQVNATSLFQDEDNPPTVLLVMNDITNIKKLEVLRKDFVANVSHELKTPVTSIMGYAETLNSGALEYPDKAKEFVEIIFRQTRNLSALIDDLLTLSRLEDGRRRFHKEKIPLCDLLGSAVLVCQQKASDKKSVIEVECNSACLVSAHPVLLEQAVTNLIENAVKYSSDEKTVTVKGYYKDEQICIEVKDQGFGIPEKDMERIFERFYRVDKARSREMGGTGLGLSIVKHIAQIHNGSVTVESREGLGCTFTLSLPGEDPAVTEELPV; from the coding sequence GTGTACAGAAAATCATTTTTTCAACAGCTTTTTTATACAATTTTTTTACTCCTGCTCATAACAATCGTCCTCTATTTTGCCGTCACAATCGGCATCGTCAAAAAAGGAATGAACCGGGAAACACTGCAGCGTCAGATGGCCATGAACCAGATGGCGGTTAACCTGATTCCTCCTGCAGGATTTGATGAGGATGGAGGGCCACAGAAATACAGTGAAACCCTTGTAAAGGGAACCCAGCTGCGGATGACTATCATCGACAAAACAGGCCTGGTCCTCGCTGATACCTTCGAGGACATCGAGACCATGGACAACCATTCCTATAGACCCGAGGTCCAGAGGGCCCTACTCAACGGATGGGGGAGTTCCACCAGATACAGCAGCACTGTCTCCATGATGATGCTCTACACGGCGGTGTATGATGAGGGGCATGAACTGGTTGTCAGGCTCTCTCAATCGGTGGATCATATTCAGGATGACCTGGATCGAATTTATGAACAGATCCTTCTGATCTTTTTTGGAGTTCTTGTCTTGGGTGGAATCCTGACTGTTATCATCGCCCGGCGTTTAGGTTCTACTATGAGTTCTGTCAAGGAAGTTGCCGGAGAGTTCGCAAGGGGTAATTTTGATGTTGAACTGGATGTCTCGGGTTCACGGGAAGCCATTTCACTGACCCGCTCCATCAATGTCATGGGGCGCCAGCTTCAGGATAAAATCAGTACCATAACCTATCAGAAGAATGAACTGCAGGGGATGCTCAACAGCATGCGTGAGCCTGTCATCCTGTTGAATCACCGGTTGGAAGTCAAAGAAATGAATCCAGCTGCCCTGGCCATGGTGGAGCCGGGTGACGGTTTATCCTATCTGGGCAAGGGAATCCTTCAGATCATGAAATCTGTTGAGACCTGTGAACTGGCAGAAAAAGCGTTGAAATCCCGGGAACCTCAGGAAAGTATCATTCACTATACGGTGAGGGATTTATACCTGCAGGTGAATGCCACTTCTTTGTTTCAGGATGAAGACAATCCTCCCACGGTGCTCCTTGTAATGAATGATATTACAAACATCAAGAAGCTGGAGGTCCTGCGGAAGGACTTTGTGGCCAATGTTTCCCATGAGCTGAAAACTCCTGTCACCTCCATCATGGGATATGCGGAAACCCTGAACTCGGGAGCATTGGAATACCCTGATAAAGCCAAAGAGTTTGTCGAAATTATCTTTCGTCAGACCCGGAATCTCAGTGCCCTGATCGATGATCTTCTGACCCTGTCCAGGCTCGAAGACGGGCGCAGACGGTTTCATAAGGAAAAAATCCCTCTCTGCGATCTTCTTGGCAGTGCCGTATTGGTCTGCCAGCAAAAGGCCAGTGATAAAAAATCTGTCATTGAGGTTGAATGTAATTCAGCCTGTCTGGTCTCGGCGCATCCTGTCTTATTGGAACAGGCTGTGACCAATCTTATCGAGAATGCCGTGAAATACAGTTCGGATGAGAAGACTGTCACTGTTAAGGGATATTATAAGGATGAACAGATCTGTATTGAGGTGAAGGACCAGGGATTCGGTATTCCTGAAAAGGATATGGAACGTATTTTTGAGCGTTTTTACAGGGTTGATAAAGCTCGGAGCCGTGAAATGGGCGGCACAGGGCTGGGTCTTTCCATAGTAAAACATATTGCTCAGATTCATAACGGAAGCGTCACTGTGGAGAGCCGGGAAGGTTTGGGCTGTACCTTTACTCTTTCCCTTCCCGGTGAAGATCCGGCAGTCACAGAGGAACTGCCGGTATAA
- a CDS encoding aldose epimerase family protein yields MKISKKVFGTLPDGNIADLYTLEGNNGLSVQITSFGGVITSIKCPDRQGKIEEITLGFDSLKEYTDTRFFFGAAIGRFGNRIANGRFTLEGQEYKLPQNNGTNCLHGGVENAFDRKNWLISPFEKKDAVGVILNAFSPDGEEGFPGNLSTTMTYTLTSGGELILDYKAVTDKATPVNLTNHSYFNLGGIHKATILDHRVQLDCPFYLPVDEKQIPTGEILSVKGTVMDFTEEETIGTRINQVDGGGYDHCYVLAPGRGIRKYGTVHDPVSGRSMDVFTDQPGVQFYTGNFLKDAKGRGGQIYGKNWGFCLETQLYPDCVNQTQFPSCILKPGELYTHTSSYQFSVN; encoded by the coding sequence ATGAAAATAAGCAAAAAGGTTTTTGGTACTCTTCCCGATGGAAACATTGCCGATCTGTATACCCTGGAAGGAAACAACGGACTCTCTGTTCAGATAACCAGCTTCGGCGGGGTTATCACATCGATAAAGTGTCCAGACCGCCAGGGAAAAATTGAAGAGATAACTCTGGGATTCGACAGCTTAAAAGAATATACGGATACACGCTTTTTCTTTGGTGCCGCCATTGGAAGATTCGGCAACCGCATAGCGAATGGACGCTTCACTCTGGAAGGTCAGGAGTACAAACTGCCTCAGAACAATGGAACCAACTGCCTCCATGGAGGCGTTGAGAACGCCTTTGACAGAAAGAACTGGCTCATAAGCCCTTTTGAAAAAAAGGACGCAGTGGGTGTGATCCTGAATGCCTTCAGCCCCGATGGTGAAGAGGGGTTTCCCGGAAATCTGAGCACCACCATGACCTATACCCTGACCTCCGGGGGAGAGCTGATATTAGACTACAAAGCCGTCACAGATAAGGCGACTCCCGTCAATCTGACTAACCATAGTTACTTTAATCTGGGGGGAATACACAAAGCCACTATTCTGGATCACAGAGTACAGTTAGACTGCCCCTTTTATCTTCCCGTGGATGAAAAGCAAATTCCCACAGGAGAGATTCTATCGGTAAAAGGAACCGTCATGGATTTTACTGAAGAAGAGACCATCGGAACCCGGATAAACCAGGTGGATGGCGGCGGTTATGATCACTGCTATGTTCTGGCTCCAGGCAGAGGAATACGAAAATACGGAACAGTTCATGATCCGGTCTCCGGCCGCAGCATGGACGTATTCACCGACCAGCCGGGAGTTCAGTTTTATACAGGAAATTTTCTGAAGGATGCGAAAGGACGGGGCGGTCAGATTTATGGAAAGAACTGGGGCTTCTGCCTGGAGACACAGCTCTATCCAGATTGTGTGAATCAGACCCAGTTTCCCAGCTGTATACTTAAACCGGGAGAATTATACACCCATACCAGCAGCTATCAGTTTTCAGTCAACTAG
- a CDS encoding corrinoid protein, which produces MMADLEQISELMQKGKAKEVKELCQEALDAGIPAQTILDDALLAAMNIVGVKFKNNQVFVPEVLIAARAMNAGLEVLKSELEAGGAETKGKVVLGTVKGDLHDIGKNLVKIMLEGKGLEVIDLGTDVSPEQYVESAKANDANIIAVSALLTTTMTQMENVVKAAVDAGIRDKITIMIGGAPVTQSFCDSIGADIYTPDAATAADKALEVCSK; this is translated from the coding sequence ATGATGGCAGATCTCGAACAGATTTCCGAATTGATGCAGAAAGGTAAAGCAAAAGAAGTAAAAGAATTATGTCAGGAAGCCCTGGATGCAGGGATTCCTGCTCAGACTATTCTGGATGACGCCCTACTGGCGGCCATGAATATTGTGGGAGTGAAATTCAAGAACAATCAGGTATTCGTTCCCGAAGTTCTGATAGCTGCCAGAGCCATGAATGCCGGTTTGGAAGTACTCAAATCAGAATTGGAAGCCGGCGGTGCCGAAACAAAGGGAAAAGTAGTCCTGGGGACAGTGAAGGGAGACCTTCACGATATTGGTAAGAACCTTGTTAAAATCATGCTCGAAGGAAAGGGGCTGGAAGTCATTGACCTGGGTACAGACGTATCTCCCGAGCAGTATGTGGAATCCGCAAAAGCGAATGATGCCAATATCATCGCCGTTTCTGCTCTCTTAACAACAACAATGACTCAGATGGAAAATGTTGTGAAAGCAGCAGTTGATGCGGGTATCAGAGATAAAATCACTATCATGATTGGCGGAGCTCCTGTAACACAGTCTTTCTGCGATTCCATCGGTGCCGATATCTACACTCCCGACGCAGCCACGGCTGCAGACAAAGCCCTGGAAGTCTGCTCAAAATAA